A single genomic interval of Pyrus communis chromosome 5, drPyrComm1.1, whole genome shotgun sequence harbors:
- the LOC137733157 gene encoding uncharacterized protein, with protein MADSIPCRKPHFPFSDPNPEAHQNPIQDGKSYTMHFLLKALIFAIFIVVLPLFPSQAPEFINHTILTKFWELIHVIFVGIAVSYGLFSRRNSAEMGFENSSNVGTSESYMPTIFPVSSNFDSGYEHPCGYGEKSEGESWNSGYFVGNPVAAVAQSCHESNVFYAHCKPSLGICESGCENSCGYKEKNVTQAWNSQYFQGESMVFVAQPNYGLDEWGKPRSMVDNQPLGLPVRSLKPRVQNQDSFEFVARSEFSLGSKGSFNSSDRVSNGDFDDLGAINLKQKFNEAATSPSPVHWRSHSARMERGKRVGSNARPSRLRPLSVDETQFESMKTRSFQSTLSFTSDSSSQTSSLSSSPKEDSFTHSMSSEVLNSKVENVKKRKSPHSQGSSSPSVSALHSRGYSIGSFHEEDLRRSSENYLKDLSGSGSRSRSGSGNGSGSEEEQLGSKELGQGFLGLNTKPASLTKSVSRGKSVRTIRGSRFATHEKVEKMCDIGEFISMRKDMMQNGVTNTKNLGNGKSKHDLGNPFHMPKLEFPKHEKKEMREVRGNAAAEFEEEELESEAENFQLSSDDEREDDALATAAAATSSNSLNVGGADSEVDKKAGEFIAKFREQIRRQKVASMDRSRGQHISANSFGR; from the coding sequence ATGGCGGACTCCATCCCCTGCAGAAAACCCCACTTCCCATTCTCCGATCCAAACCCAGAAGCTCACCAAAACCCGATTCAAGACGGTAAGTCCTACACCATGCACTTTCTCCTTAAAGCTCTAATCTTTGCCATTTtcattgttgttcttccactTTTCCCCTCACAAGCTCCCGAATTTATCAACCACACGATCCTCACCAAGTTCTGGGAGCTCATTCACGTTATCTTCGTCGGCATTGCCGTGTCCTACGGCTTGTTCAGCAGAAGAAATAGTGCTGAAATGGGGTTTGAGAATAGCTCAAATGTAGGTACTTCTGAGTCTTATATGCCTACAATATTTCCCGTTTCGTCGAATTTCGACAGCGGGTATGAACACCCATGTGGGTATGGTGAGAAAAGTGAAGGTGAGAGTTGGAATTCTGGGTATTTTGTGGGTAACCCTGTTGCTGCTGTGGCTCAATCTTGTCATGAAAGCAATGTTTTTTATGCCCACTGCAAACCCAGTTTGGGGATTTGTGAAAGTGGGTGTGAAAATTCATGTGGGTATAAAGAGAAAAATGTTACTCAAGCTTGGAATTCTCAGTATTTTCAGGGTGAATCAATGGTGTTTGTGGCTCAACCAAATTATGGTCTTGATGAATGGGGAAAACCCAGATCAATGGTTGATAATCAGCCGTTAGGATTGCCGGTTCGGAGTTTGAAACCAAGGGTGCAAAACCAGGATAGTTTTGAGTTTGTTGCTAGGAGTGAGTTCAgtttaggttctaagggctctTTTAATAGCTCTGATAGGGTTAGTAATGGGGATTTTGATGATTTGGGTGCTATAAATTTAAAACAGAAGTTCAATGAAGCTGCCACATCACCTTCCCCGGTTCATTGGCGTTCGCATTCTGCAAGGATGGAAAGGGGGAAAAGAGTAGGTAGTAATGCTCGTCCTTCGCGTTTGAGGCCACTCTCAGTTGATGAAACTCAGTTTGAATCAATGAAAACTCGGTCTTTCCAGTCCACATTGTCCTTTACTTCTGATTCTTCTTCTCAAACTAGTTCTCTGTCTTCTTCCCCAAAAGAAGACTCTTTCACGCACTCCATGTCTTCGGAGGTGCTTAACTCGAAGGTGGAGAatgtgaagaaaagaaagagtccTCATTCTCAAGGGTCGTCTTCTCCTTCAGTGAGTGCGTTGCATTCGCGGGGCTACAGCATTGGTTCTTTCCATGAGGAGGACTTGAGGAGAAGCTCCGAAAATTACTTGAAGGATTTGAGTGGGAGcggaagcagaagcagaagtgGAAGTGGAAACGGAAGCGGAAGTGAGGAGGAGCAATTGGGAAGCAAAGAGTTGGGGCAAGGTTTTTTGGGATTGAATACTAAACCTGCAAGCCTCACTAAATCTGTATCAAGGGGAAAATCTGTTAGAACGATCAGAGGTAGTAGATTTGCCACTCATGAAAAAGTTGAGAAGATGTGTGACATTGGTGAGTTTATATCTATGAGAAAAGATATGATGCAAAATGGAGTAACCAACACGAAAAATCTTGGAAATGGAAAGAGTAAGCATGATCTTGGCAATCCTTTTCACATGCCAAAGCTAGAATTTCCGAAACATGAGAAGAAGGAGATGCGAGAAGTTCGTGGCAATGCAGCTGCGgagtttgaagaagaagagttgGAAAGTGAGGCAGAAAACTTTCAATTGAGCTCGGATGATGAACGTGAAGATGATGCTCTTGCCACTGCTGCTGCGGCTACAAGTAGCAACTCTCTGAATGTTGGAGGAGCAGACTCAGAGGTTGATAAGAAGGCGGGCGAGTTCATAGCGAAATTTAGAGAGCAGATTAGGCGTCAAAAAGTGGCATCAATGGACAGATCAAGAGGGCAACACATATCTGCTAATTCCTTTGGGCGATGA